GGCACCCAGACCCTGCTGGACGCCGCCCTGCGCCACGACGTGGGCCCGTTCGTGCACGTCTCCACCGACGAGGTCTACGGCTCCATCGAGTCGGGCTCGTGGCCGGAGGACCACCCGCTGCAGCCGAACTCGCCGTACTCGGCCTCCAAGGCCTCCTCCGACCTGCTCGCGCTGGCCTACCACCGCACCCACGGCCTGGACGTGCGCGTCACACGCTGCTCCAACAACTACGGCCCGCACCAGTTCCCCGAGAAGGTCATCCCGCTGTTCGTCACCAACCTCCTCGACGGCCACAAGGTGCCGCTGTACGGCGAGGGCCGCAACGTCCGCGACTGGCTGCACGTCGACGACCACTGCCAGGGCGTCGACCTCGCCCGCACCCAGGGCCGGCCCGGCGAGGTCTACAACATCGGCGGCGGCACCGAGCTCACCAACAAGGAGCTCACCGGCCTGCTCCTGGACGCCTGCGGAGCGCACTGGGACCGGGTGGAGTACGTCGAGGACCGCAAGGGCCACGACCTGCGCTACTCCGTCGACTGCTCCAAAGCCCGTGACGAACTCGGCTACCGCCCCCGCCACGACTTCACCACCGGCCTCGCCGAGACCGTCGCCTGGTACCGCGACAACCGGGCCTGGTGGGAGCCCCTGAAGCGGCGCGTCGCCCAGGAGCGGGCATGAGGTGGCTGATCGCCGGGGCGGGCGGAATGCTCGGGCGTGACGTCGTCGGTGAACTCACGCGGCGCGGCGAGACCGTCGCGGGCCTCGACCGCGCGTCCCTGGACATCACGAGCCCCGAAGCCGTCGACGCCGCCGTGCGGGAGCACCGCCCCGGCCTCGTCGTGAACTGCGCCGCCTACACGGCGGTCGACGACGCCGAGACCGACGAGGCCCGCGCCCTGGAGATCAACGGGGACGGTCCGCGTGTGCTGGCCCGGGCCTGCGCAGCGCACGGCGCCCGCATGATCCACGTCTCCACGGACTACGTCTTCTCCGGCGAGGCCCGCACCACCCCCTACCCCGAGGACCATCCGACGGGCCCGCGCACCGCCTACGGCCGCACCAAGCTGGCCGGCGAGCGGGCCGTACTGGAAGAGCTCCCCGGGGCGAGCGCGGTGCTGCGCACGGCGTGGCTGTACGGCGTCCACGGCTCCAACTTCGTCCGCACCATGATCGGACTGGAAGCCCGCCGCGACACCCTCGACGTCGTCGACGACCAGCGCGGGCAGCCCACCTGGAGCGCGGACGTCGCCGAGTGGATCGCCGACCTCGGACCCCGGCTCGGCCCCGAGGTGCACGGCGTCTTCCACGCGACCAACTCCGGCGAGGCCACTTGGTACGACCTGGCCCGCGAGGTGTTCTCCCTCATCGGCGCCGACCCGGACCGGGTGCGCCCCACCAGCAGCGCGGCCTTCCCCCGGCCCGCGCCCCGCCCGGCGTACAGCGCCCTCGCGCACCGCCGGTGGCAGGAGATCGGCCTGCCGCTGCCGCGCGACTGGCGCTCCGCCCTGCACGAAGCACTGCCCCGCATCCGCAAGGAAGGTCTTCCTCGTGAAACGCCATGAGTTCCTCCGGGAACTGCACAAGGTCAGCGCCAATCGCAACTACCTGGAGATCGGCGTCAACGACGGGCGCAGCCTGACGCTGTCCCGGGTCCCCAGCATCGCGATCGACCCCGCCTTCAAGGTGGTCTCGGAGCTGAGGTGTGACGTCCACCTGGTGAAGGCCACCAGCGACGACTTCTTCGCGCGTGACAATCCGCTCCAGCACCTCAAGGGCGGCCGCCACCCGCTGCGCAACCTGCGCCGCGGCCGCAGCCCGATCGGCTACTGGCGCCGCACGACGCTGGACCTGTCGTTCATCGACGGCATGCACCTGTTCGAGTTCGCGCTGCGCGACTTCATGAACGTCGAGAAGTACTCGGACTGGGGCAGTGTGATCGTCCTCGACGACATGCTGCCGCGCAGCATCGACGAGGCGGCCCGGGACCGGCACACCAACGCCTGGACCGGCGACGTCTACAAGATCACCGAGGTACTGGCGCGCTACCGCCCCGACCTGGTCACGGTGCAGGTGGACACCGCCCCCACCGGCCAGCTGGTCGTCTTCGGCGCCGACCCGAACAACCGGGTCCTGCACGACAAGTACGACGAGATCATGGCCGAGTACAAGATCCCCGACCCGCAGAAGGTTCCCGAGGCGATCCTGGAACGGGCCGGTGCGGTCCGCCCCGAGGCCCTCGTGGAAGCGGGCTTCTGGCGTCCCCTCGCCCAGGCCCGCAACCGCGGCCTGCCCCGCGCCGTGGGCTGGGAGCCCCTGCGCAAGGCCCTGCAGCAGGTCGGTGTGAGCCGCTGAACGAACGGCGCCGGCCACCCTCCGGGGGCGGCCGGCGCCGACGGCCTTCCCGGCCTTACGGGGCACAGGCCCGGACGCCGCGCGCGTCCGGGCCTGCGGTGTGTCCGGGGACCTGGCTCCGGGGCTTGCGGGTCGGTCGCCGCCCAGCGGGACACCGGCTCAGGGAGCCGCGGGTGCCCTACCTCGACGGCCGCGGCGGGAGCGGAGCGGCTCCACCGGCTTCGGCCGTCGGAGGCCTGGTACGACGGCGGACGCCGTGCGCCCGGTCCGCCTCATGTCGCGGGCCGTGGCAGGCCCCGGCCCGCGACGCATGACGGGCCGGG
This is a stretch of genomic DNA from Streptomyces hawaiiensis. It encodes these proteins:
- the rfbB gene encoding dTDP-glucose 4,6-dehydratase, yielding MNLLVTGAAGFIGSRYVRALLASDAPDAPRITVLDKLTYAGTLDNLELTHPRLEFVQGDICDAELVDKLMAGADQVVHFAAESHVDRSISGAADFVRTNVLGTQTLLDAALRHDVGPFVHVSTDEVYGSIESGSWPEDHPLQPNSPYSASKASSDLLALAYHRTHGLDVRVTRCSNNYGPHQFPEKVIPLFVTNLLDGHKVPLYGEGRNVRDWLHVDDHCQGVDLARTQGRPGEVYNIGGGTELTNKELTGLLLDACGAHWDRVEYVEDRKGHDLRYSVDCSKARDELGYRPRHDFTTGLAETVAWYRDNRAWWEPLKRRVAQERA
- a CDS encoding class I SAM-dependent methyltransferase, coding for MKRHEFLRELHKVSANRNYLEIGVNDGRSLTLSRVPSIAIDPAFKVVSELRCDVHLVKATSDDFFARDNPLQHLKGGRHPLRNLRRGRSPIGYWRRTTLDLSFIDGMHLFEFALRDFMNVEKYSDWGSVIVLDDMLPRSIDEAARDRHTNAWTGDVYKITEVLARYRPDLVTVQVDTAPTGQLVVFGADPNNRVLHDKYDEIMAEYKIPDPQKVPEAILERAGAVRPEALVEAGFWRPLAQARNRGLPRAVGWEPLRKALQQVGVSR
- the rfbD gene encoding dTDP-4-dehydrorhamnose reductase encodes the protein MRWLIAGAGGMLGRDVVGELTRRGETVAGLDRASLDITSPEAVDAAVREHRPGLVVNCAAYTAVDDAETDEARALEINGDGPRVLARACAAHGARMIHVSTDYVFSGEARTTPYPEDHPTGPRTAYGRTKLAGERAVLEELPGASAVLRTAWLYGVHGSNFVRTMIGLEARRDTLDVVDDQRGQPTWSADVAEWIADLGPRLGPEVHGVFHATNSGEATWYDLAREVFSLIGADPDRVRPTSSAAFPRPAPRPAYSALAHRRWQEIGLPLPRDWRSALHEALPRIRKEGLPRETP